One window of Novosphingobium sp. P6W genomic DNA carries:
- a CDS encoding helix-turn-helix domain-containing protein — MEQVVRLASQLGALLQTERRRRSMSQTDLASKVGTHQKTISAIENGSEGVKLETLLGIIAALDLDMQIVPRRKVGKSIEDVF; from the coding sequence ATGGAACAAGTGGTACGGCTTGCCAGCCAACTAGGCGCTCTGCTTCAGACGGAGCGACGGCGTCGATCCATGAGCCAGACGGACCTTGCGAGCAAAGTTGGGACGCATCAAAAGACGATTTCTGCCATCGAAAACGGAAGTGAGGGAGTGAAGCTCGAGACGCTTTTAGGGATCATAGCTGCTCTGGATCTGGATATGCAGATCGTACCGCGCCGTAAGGTTGGAAAATCGATCGAGGATGTTTTCTAG
- a CDS encoding type II toxin-antitoxin system HipA family toxin produces the protein MARKKSHAPLDVLINGRLVGRLEKAANGATSFHYAAEWLQWEHRFAVSMSLPLRLDAYRGAEVAAVFDNLLPDRDAVRRRVAERMGAQGTDYYSLLEAIGRDCVGAMQFIPEGADLDTARPIEAQDISDAEIEAMLADLASAPLGVDREQEFRISVAGAQEKTALLLRDGRWCRPLGTTPTTHILKPQLGQIPTSEGMIDMSDSVDNEHYCLKLMEAFGLKVASTEIMTFGQRRVLVVERFDRRWRDGSRILRLPQEDCCQAIGIPPTRKYQSDGGPGMRQILELLRGTNDPQSDQAAFFKSQILFWLMGATDGHAKNFSIFLEPGGGFRSTPFYDVLSAQPTFDKGQIAQNQFRIAMSAGKSRHYRMLEIMGRHFVQSGKAAGLSAKLMSDSITELLDIAGNAPEKALSVMPDDFATGVHESISAALTARLPRLANSRADIGE, from the coding sequence ATGGCGCGCAAGAAAAGCCATGCTCCTCTAGATGTCCTGATCAACGGGCGTCTTGTCGGGCGCCTTGAAAAGGCCGCCAATGGTGCGACCTCCTTTCATTACGCAGCAGAATGGCTTCAATGGGAGCACCGGTTCGCGGTATCGATGTCCCTGCCGCTGCGCCTGGATGCATACCGCGGCGCAGAGGTCGCCGCCGTCTTCGATAATCTCCTACCGGATCGCGATGCCGTGCGAAGGCGTGTTGCAGAGCGGATGGGGGCGCAAGGTACAGACTATTACAGCTTGCTGGAGGCAATTGGACGCGACTGCGTCGGCGCGATGCAGTTCATTCCCGAGGGAGCGGATCTGGATACGGCTAGACCAATTGAGGCCCAGGACATCAGCGATGCGGAGATAGAGGCCATGCTGGCGGACCTCGCCAGCGCTCCGCTGGGCGTCGACCGTGAACAGGAATTCCGGATATCGGTGGCAGGCGCGCAGGAGAAGACCGCGCTGCTGCTGAGGGATGGGCGCTGGTGTCGACCGCTAGGCACCACTCCGACCACACATATCCTCAAACCGCAGCTCGGCCAGATTCCGACGTCCGAGGGCATGATCGACATGTCCGACAGCGTTGACAACGAGCACTATTGTCTGAAGCTGATGGAAGCCTTCGGGCTGAAAGTGGCGTCGACCGAGATAATGACATTCGGGCAACGGCGCGTCCTCGTCGTAGAGCGGTTTGATCGGCGCTGGCGCGATGGTAGCCGCATTCTGCGCCTCCCTCAGGAAGATTGCTGTCAGGCGATCGGAATTCCACCAACGCGCAAATACCAGAGCGATGGTGGGCCAGGCATGCGGCAGATCCTCGAATTGCTCCGGGGTACCAATGATCCGCAAAGCGACCAGGCCGCCTTCTTCAAGAGTCAGATACTGTTCTGGCTCATGGGCGCGACGGACGGGCACGCAAAGAATTTCAGCATTTTCCTCGAGCCGGGAGGCGGGTTCCGATCGACGCCATTCTACGACGTCCTGTCGGCCCAGCCAACGTTCGATAAGGGCCAGATCGCCCAAAATCAGTTCCGCATCGCAATGTCGGCCGGCAAGAGCCGCCATTACCGGATGTTGGAAATCATGGGGCGACATTTTGTGCAGAGTGGCAAAGCTGCAGGCCTCAGTGCGAAACTGATGTCCGACAGCATCACGGAGCTTCTGGATATTGCGGGCAATGCCCCGGAAAAGGCATTGTCGGTCATGCCCGACGACTTTGCGACAGGGGTGCACGAAAGCATCTCAGCTGCATTGACAGCGCGATTGCCACGACTGGCCAATTCCAGGGCTGATATTGGTGAATGA
- a CDS encoding AAA family ATPase, which translates to MTSEDSRARWVRDLARFLPLKSQFVLTGNVRDLQTRAIGARVVAVPLSDVIGSTLTEAGYEHIVRYDPLAGFTVLPRPDGSESNADEVLAAIGLTAVNGKAPAGTDLLASTMERIVAMDGPPIALVVDFASRLVVRNDALSASEHQLFTRALVLSQTARPRPVGPDRAPRFNSVVWIAEKEGDLPDWLLIDNPKLRHISLAPPDRATRQLVAASLVRGIPGAKEASADVLREAEDDLVDSTEGLLLVDLNAVVQLSRAENVVVSEVAEAVRRYKVGVTEDAWRKLERAKISNGAAAIGRRVIGQDHAAVHMLDIIKRAATGIGTRGRGGRPRGVAFLAGPTGVGKTELAKTVTELLFGDESAYIRFDMSEFSAEHADQRLIGAPPGYVGYDVGGELTNAVRERPFSVVLFDEIEKAHPRILDKFLQILDDGVLTSGRGDRVYFSEALIIFTSNLGIYSTAPDGSRVANVTPDQPFEEVRSRVRGEIENHFKLVLNRPEILNRFGENVIVFDFIRPEVADGIFTSMVNRVVEDASAGGRQISIAPPALEKLRILCTADLANGGRGIRNKIEAHLINPLARGLFDREDEGAVVIDDVVAEAVTSLVLRAA; encoded by the coding sequence GTGACGAGTGAAGATAGCCGGGCACGTTGGGTGCGTGACCTGGCGCGATTCTTACCGTTGAAGAGTCAATTCGTTCTGACCGGTAACGTTCGAGATTTGCAAACCCGAGCGATTGGTGCGCGCGTCGTGGCGGTCCCGCTGAGCGATGTCATCGGCTCGACGCTTACGGAAGCCGGGTATGAGCATATCGTACGATATGACCCGCTCGCGGGTTTTACCGTTCTTCCTCGGCCCGATGGGTCTGAATCCAATGCGGATGAAGTTCTGGCAGCGATTGGCCTTACCGCTGTCAACGGCAAGGCCCCTGCCGGAACGGACCTCTTGGCCAGTACGATGGAGCGCATCGTTGCGATGGACGGTCCGCCGATCGCACTGGTCGTGGATTTCGCGTCAAGGCTCGTTGTTCGAAATGACGCACTTTCCGCGTCGGAGCACCAGCTTTTCACTCGAGCGCTTGTTCTGAGCCAAACTGCTCGACCGCGTCCAGTTGGCCCCGACCGCGCGCCACGCTTCAATTCGGTCGTCTGGATCGCAGAGAAGGAAGGAGATCTTCCGGACTGGCTTCTGATTGACAATCCCAAGTTGCGCCACATCTCGTTAGCCCCGCCGGACCGGGCGACCAGGCAATTGGTTGCGGCCTCGCTCGTGCGCGGAATACCCGGAGCGAAGGAAGCGTCGGCAGACGTCCTGCGTGAAGCTGAAGATGATCTTGTCGATTCCACCGAGGGATTGCTGCTGGTTGACCTCAATGCGGTCGTCCAGCTTTCACGAGCGGAAAATGTAGTCGTATCCGAGGTCGCGGAGGCGGTCAGGCGATACAAAGTGGGCGTCACCGAAGACGCATGGCGTAAGCTAGAACGGGCGAAAATCAGCAATGGGGCGGCGGCAATCGGCCGCAGGGTGATCGGTCAGGATCACGCTGCGGTGCATATGCTCGATATCATCAAACGAGCTGCGACCGGCATCGGCACGCGCGGGAGGGGTGGACGACCTCGCGGCGTGGCATTCCTTGCGGGTCCGACAGGCGTCGGAAAGACCGAACTCGCCAAGACTGTCACTGAACTGCTCTTCGGTGACGAGAGCGCCTACATCCGCTTCGACATGTCTGAATTCAGCGCCGAACATGCGGACCAGCGGTTGATCGGCGCCCCGCCCGGTTACGTTGGATATGATGTCGGCGGCGAACTGACCAACGCCGTGCGAGAGCGGCCTTTCAGCGTCGTCCTGTTCGACGAGATCGAGAAAGCACATCCGCGCATCCTCGACAAATTCCTGCAAATTTTGGACGACGGCGTCCTGACTTCCGGTCGCGGGGATAGGGTCTACTTCTCCGAAGCTCTCATCATTTTTACATCGAACCTGGGTATATATTCGACGGCCCCCGATGGCAGCCGAGTGGCCAATGTCACGCCCGACCAGCCATTCGAGGAAGTACGCTCAAGGGTCAGGGGCGAGATCGAAAATCATTTCAAGCTTGTCCTGAACCGACCGGAAATTCTCAATCGCTTCGGCGAAAACGTGATCGTCTTCGATTTCATCCGGCCGGAAGTGGCGGACGGGATTTTCACCTCCATGGTCAATCGCGTGGTTGAAGATGCAAGCGCAGGTGGCCGCCAGATCTCCATCGCACCGCCGGCACTCGAAAAGTTGCGGATCTTGTGCACCGCCGACCTCGCGAATGGGGGCCGAGGCATCCGCAACAAGATCGAGGCGCACCTCATCAATCCTTTGGCGCGGGGCCTGTTCGACCGGGAGGACGAAGGGGCGGTAGTCATCGACGATGTCGTCGCCGAGGCAGTGACATCGCTGGTCTTGAGAGCGGCCTGA
- a CDS encoding 4Fe-4S single cluster domain-containing protein — translation MFASISRIHFPVTTLGPGRRVGVWFQGCSIQCPGCISVDTWQHDSGRMPLADLVGEIRAMASEADGLTISGGEPFEQPEVLRDVLAAWREVSVGSILVFTGRELREIGSWLVAHPGLVDAVMSGPFVSSEPQTLALRGSDNQILTVLTPRGSEFAEYHRVIDASDRKLDVMFEADGNAWFAGVPARGDLARLRRAMAASGHSIMTSDQLGIAGQ, via the coding sequence ATGTTCGCTTCGATTTCGAGAATTCATTTCCCCGTCACGACACTGGGGCCTGGCCGCCGCGTGGGCGTGTGGTTTCAGGGGTGCTCGATCCAATGCCCCGGCTGCATCTCGGTGGATACTTGGCAGCATGATAGCGGCAGAATGCCGCTGGCTGATCTAGTGGGGGAGATCAGGGCGATGGCGTCCGAAGCCGACGGCCTTACCATTTCAGGAGGCGAACCGTTCGAGCAGCCCGAAGTCCTGCGAGATGTGCTCGCTGCCTGGCGAGAGGTATCTGTCGGTTCCATTCTGGTTTTCACCGGCCGGGAGCTTCGTGAGATCGGATCCTGGCTCGTAGCCCACCCGGGCCTGGTCGACGCGGTAATGAGCGGCCCATTCGTCTCGAGTGAGCCGCAGACACTGGCGCTACGCGGAAGCGACAATCAGATTTTGACCGTGCTGACGCCGAGAGGCTCCGAATTTGCGGAATACCACCGCGTCATCGATGCGAGCGACAGGAAGCTCGATGTGATGTTCGAAGCTGACGGAAACGCTTGGTTCGCAGGAGTTCCCGCGCGTGGAGACCTAGCCAGGCTTCGCCGGGCGATGGCGGCATCGGGGCATTCGATTATGACTTCAGACCAATTGGGGATTGCTGGGCAATGA